One window from the genome of Podospora pseudocomata strain CBS 415.72m chromosome 1 map unlocalized CBS415.72m_1.2, whole genome shotgun sequence encodes:
- a CDS encoding uncharacterized protein (COG:D; EggNog:ENOG503PC6M) translates to MITPKALAAAAAADSRGFSQASEQKTQPFSQSEIQARLARSRMEEDRSMSSTVPLDNLVVPQDRDIRILMRPLARGRSVSPGNHENCEWLALHAEVTDGGDDTNHSVLAVTQTHRDIKFSVRVPGQRRNDELWCELYFVPHSNELVLLNRSEVPFKLYRVSQQVPGSPREHFELKPNFTRALAPGTWRIKIDDADILDFRVLEKRAAKARLLSSSSASDLSTIDGQLVTVTRKRSFDDDDDDEPATPEKNEKRMRPSEPEDKNEDGVIMFLPATTNPLVFPLPGTGKEISTSDGHPLLDLESDDVVEIPGVKLPRGGEIDEYTIAKRDQIATSSLSTVFTADHSDVPDGVIVVKVLKTRTNALPNNEAAIAKNVIRQADIWLRELQYQENLEHKSIVRLYGGDARFLSLYMEHVDARDLTAKGTWRVASTDMFNGDRSDASRILRDIASALHYIHSKGLVHNDIKPGNILYSRDRGAVLCDLGLSTKARDPVAAGTPWYVPPEFIGLRQRGPASDVWALGVTMLYVLGKITWPDVRANQRHPRHLYWIIAKLNSRDRGPQKEAVSRMREWLGEVTSARNSLDTHDKLERLVHGMLSPNPKERATIKDIAGHFLAEQVTER, encoded by the coding sequence ATGATTACCCCCAAGGCGCtcgcggcggcagcggcggccgATTCAAGGGGATTCTCGCAGGCTTCCGAACAAAAGACCCAACCATTTTCACAATCCGAAATCCAAGCCCGTCTGGCTCGTTCCAGGATGGAGGAAGACCGCTCCATGTCTAGCACAGTTCCGCTGGACAATTTGGTGGTTCCCCAGGACAGAGATATCCGCATTCTAATGAGGCCCTTGGCGCGGGGTCGGTCCGTCAGTCCAGGCAACCACGAGAACTGCGAATGGCTCGCGCTGCACGCAGAGGTGAcggatggcggcgatgacaCGAACCACAGCGTTTTGGCTGTCACGCAAACCCACAGGGACATCAAGTTTTCTGTCCGCGTTCCTGGCCAACGGCGCAACGACGAGCTCTGGTGCGAGCTGTATTTTGTTCCACACAGCAACGAACTAGTACTGCTTAACCGCTCCGAGGTGCCGTTCAAGCTATACCGTGTGTCACAGCAAGTGCCGGGCAGCCCCCGGGAGCACTTTGAACTCAAGCCTAATTTCACCAGGGCCCTCGCGCCGGGCACCTGGCGGATCAAAATCGACGACGCCGACATCCTGGACTTTCGTGTCCTGGAGAAGCGTGCGGCGAAGGCGCGCCTGCTCTCAAGCTCTTCAGCCTCGGATCTCTCGACCATCGACGGCCAGCTGGTAACCGTGACTAGGAAGCGGTCttttgacgacgatgacgatgacgagccTGCCACCCCTGAAAAGAACGAGAAGAGAATGCGTCCATCGGAGCCCGAGGATAAGAATGAGGACGGGGTCATAATGTTTCTTCCGGCCACAACCAACCCACTGGTCTTTCCGCTACCTGGGACTGGCAAAGAGATTTCTACATCCGACGGCCACCCCCTCTTGGACCTAGAGTCTGACGACGTCGTTGAGATTCCTGGCGTCAAGCTCCCAAGGGGCGGCGAGATTGACGAATACACCATCGCCAAGAGGGATCAGATCGCTACATCCAGTCTCTCTACTGTGTTCACTGCTGACCACTCTGATGTCCCAGATGGGGTCATTGTTGTCAAAGTCTTGAAGACACGGACCAACGCATTGCCCAATAACGAAGCCGCCATTGCCAAGAACGTGATCCGACAGGCCGACATCTGGCTTCGAGAGCTTCAGTACCAGGAAAATCTCGAGCACAAGAGCATTGTGCGGTTgtatggtggtgatgcccgGTTTCTGTCCCTCTATATGGAGCATGTCGATGCGCGCGACCTCACCGCTAAGGGCACGTGGCGTGTTGCCAGTACAGACATGTTCAATGGCGATCGGTCAGACGCTTCCCGCATCCTGCGCGACATTGCAAGTGCTCTGCACTACATTCACAGCAAAGGCTTGGTGCATAACGACATCAAGCCAGGCAACATCTTGTACAGCAGGGACCGCGGAGCCGTACTGTGTGATCTGGGCTTGTCGACCAAAGCCCGCGACCCAGTTGCAGCTGGCACACCATGGTACGTCCCACCCGAGTTTATCGGTTTGAGGCAGCGCGGGCCCGCAAGTGATGTTTGGGCGCTGGGCGTGACAATGCTCTACGTCTTGGGCAAGATCACCTGGCCTGATGTTCGGGCCAACCAACGGCACCCGCGCCATTTGTACTGGATAATTGCGAAGCTCAACTCACGAGATCGCGGTCCTCAAAAGGAGGCCGTATCCAGGATGCGCGAGTGGCTCGGCGAGGTTACGAGTGCCCGCAACAGCCTGGACACACATGACAAGCTTGAAAGGCTTGTTCACGGCATGTTATCACCGAACCCCAAGGAAAGAGCTACAATCAAGGACATCGCTGGCCACTTTCTTGCTGAGCAAGTGACCGAACGATAG
- a CDS encoding uncharacterized protein (EggNog:ENOG503P3NC) produces MDDPADTCWSWPHWKFGLRRDDLFTKLHDQYNTVPLPLLDPVAFHHDVAEISNEASSADEFHSLLRQRKQQRMRELNECFESAAFEIIANPSLIGEDQWQHAVQLFRTKSFDSLVRYFACYLPPDHPWYKGSSSSSEVDSSVDSLAPSQGSLFDDDDGGLVPMTDEPFEFSTDLDDSILPPSPRSMTMCSDSSVDSPIDHHRDYETPSRTLSYSESEPDCCDLAGSISHTHHDEPSPRSESADMESPAASTVAGTSAAERGGVEAEATSFTDRVRKAVQPFVVDIDNADMATPKAEGQVFFDRKTTATTLSHRRHRSLSPLRSHPLVDHEVDDLLHRDPRSAAQCMGTRWKRDCSPVQRKRKGPAGSLTRIQKPSSDALRPKPRGRRFCES; encoded by the coding sequence ATGGACGATCCCGCCGACACATGTTGGAGCTGGCCCCATTGGAAGTTTGGATTGAGGAGAGATGACCTCTTCACCAAGCTCCACGATCAATACAACACGgtgcccctgcccctcctcgaccCTGTGGCTTTTCACCACGATGTGGCCGAAATCTCCAACGAAGCAAGTTCGGCCGACGAGTTCCACAGTCTACTCCGCCAACGCAAGCAACAGCGCATGCGAGAACTGAATGAATGCTTCGAGTCAGCGGCATTCGAGATCATCGCCAACCCTTCTCTAATCGGTGAAGACCAGTGGCAGCACGCAGTTCAGCTCTTTCGAACCAAGAGTTTTGACTCTCTCGTCCGATACTTTGCGTGCTATCTTCCCCCCGACCACCCGTGGTATAAGGgttcgtcctcctcttccgaggTGGACAGCAGCGTTGACTCGCTTGCGCCCTCCCAAGGCTCTCTctttgatgacgatgatggcggtCTTGTGCCCATGACCGACGAGCCCTTTGAGTTCTCGACCGACCTCGACGATTCGATActtcctccctcgcctcgtTCTATGACGATGTGTTCAGATTCATCCGTCGATTCGCCGATCGATCATCATCGCGACTACGAGACACCATCACGAACCCTCTCATACTCCGAGTCCGAACCCGATTGCTGCGATCTTGCCGGATCGATTTCTCACACACATCATGATGAGCCCAGCCCACGGTCCGAGTCTGCTGACATGGAGTCGCCAGCGGCTTCCACCGTCGCCGGCACCTCAGCAGCTGAGAGGGGTGGCGTTGAAGCCGAAGCGACCTCGTTCACTGACCGCGTCCGGAAGGCAGTACAACCCTTCGTGGTGGATATCGATAATGCCGATATGGCCACACCAAAAGCAGAAGGGCAGGTCTTCTTTGATAGGaagacaacagcaacaaccctaTCTCATCGACGGCACCGCAGTCTCTCTCCATTACGATCTCATCCTCTTGTCGATCATGAAGTCGATGATTTACTTCATCGCGATCCAAGAAGTGCAGCTCAGTGTATGGGCacaaggtggaagagggacTGCAGTCCGGTTCAGCGAAAGCGTAAGGGCCCGGCAGGGTCGCTCACTCGCATACAAAAGCCATCGTCAGATGCCCTTCGGCCAAAGCCAAGAGGACGAAGATTCTGCGAGAGCTGA
- a CDS encoding uncharacterized protein (EggNog:ENOG503P690) — protein MALTTALALLASAQVATAHFGIEYPTWRDNTLGSASTSNYSQWEYPCAGVPGDLGNVTDWPLDGGSLVLDLHHEWTYIFVNLGLGENVANFNYSLTDPFLNSTGNGTLCIPKVTLPANLPIQDGSLASIQVVTLGEKGQSLYNCADIRFRQNATVLSGDACKTSEGVSAAAIEIGGTKTAGSTVVGVNVGVLASVAALTGLFVFGLSV, from the exons ATggccctcaccaccgctctcGCCTTGTTGGCATCCGCTCAGGTCGCCACCGCCCACTTCGGCATCGAGTACCCTACTTGGAGAGACAACACCCTAGGCAGCGCCTCCACAAGCAACTACTCCCAGTGGGAATATCCAT GCGCCGGTGTCCCTGGTGACCTCGGCAACGTGACCGACTGGCCCCTTGACGGCGGCTCCCTAGTTCTCGATCTGCACCACGAGTGGACATACATCTTTgtcaatctcggcctcggtgagAACGTGGCCAACTTCAACTACAGTCTGACCGACCCGTTCCTCAACTCGACAGGCAATGGCACTTTGTGCATCCCCAAGGTGACTCTCCCGGCCAACTTGCCAATTCAGGATGGGTCGCTCGCAAGCATTCAGGTTGTGACGCTGGGCGAAAAGGGCCAGTCATTGTACAACTGTGCCGATATCCGGTTCAGGCAAAACGCGACAGTGTTGAGTGGTGATGCTTGCAAGACTTCAGAAGGAGTGTCGGCGGCAGCTATTGAAATAGGGGGCACAAAGACTGCTGGGTCGAccgttgttggtgtcaaTGTTGGCGTATTGGCCTCTGTGGCCGCGCTGACTGGTCTATTTGTATTCGGTTTGAGCGTATAA